A single window of Crassostrea angulata isolate pt1a10 chromosome 8, ASM2561291v2, whole genome shotgun sequence DNA harbors:
- the LOC128160283 gene encoding ficolin-3-like, giving the protein MAEWQVVLSLTARNSVSKAVSSMEGNRVKKFRHVNFCSTGMTFRDLEFAYRREVPYYSRNETLFSTTNQSFIASYGRCAEQCIEDLSCNALELCSILGGSECRATTGLLNTASQTYKTETCKQFVMDLSCGDDSFPDRRQGLCIFDDCSDCDCVRKYKTESGGYGLNMDGNLVFVLCEFESNQTWTVIQNRHNGSVDFDRGWQKYTDGFGSVLTEYWIGTEYIHRLTLSGLTTIKIDLEDHDGNKRYAEYSLFNVSDGNDHYRLSISGYSGTAGDTMSSVNGDEKADGEMFSTFDNDLDTSGKNCAAQGRSGWWYGGCTYSSINGEYDNNSNNKGINWKTFRGMGYSLKASKMMVRRS; this is encoded by the exons TTGCTCCACAGGAATGACTTTCAGAGATCTGGAGTTTGCTTACAGGAGAGAAGTACCTTACTATTCTAGAAATGAGACCTTGTTCAGCACCACAAACCAATCTTTCATCGCTTCATACGGACGATGTGCCGAACAGTGTATCGAGGATTTGAGTTGTAACGCCTTAGAACTGTGTTCCATACTAGGTGGTTCTGAGTGCAGGGCTACCACCGGTCTGCTCAATACAGCGTCTCAGACATACAAGACTGAGACTTGTAAACAATTTGTAATG GACTTGTCGTGTGGTGACGATTCCTTTCCAGATAGAAGACAGGGCCTTTGTATATTtg ATGACTGTTCAGACTGTGATTGTGtcagaaaatacaaaacagagtCTGGAGGGTACGGTTTAAATATGGATGGGAatctagtgtttgttttatgtgAATTTGAATCTAATCAAACCTGGACG GTCATTCAGAATCGACATAACGGATCTGTCGACTTTGACAGAGGTTGGCAGAAATACACAGATGGATTTGGATCAGTGCTTACTGAGTACTGGATAG GAACTGAATATATCCATCGACTGACCCTGTCTGGATTAACGACAATAAAAATTGATCTGGAAGACCATGACGGAAACAAAAGATATGCAGAGTATAGCTTGTTCAATGTGTCTGATGGGAATGATCACTATAGGCTGTCCATATCAGGTTATTCCGGAACTGCtg GTGACACAATGTCATCTGTTAATGGAGATGAAAAAGCTGATGGAGAAATGTTTAGTACCTTTGataatgaccttgacacttCCGGTAAAAACTGCGCTGCACAAGGCAGAAGCGGCTGGTGGTATGGAGGATGTACTTATAGCAGCATAAACGGCGAATATGATAACAACAGCAATAATAAAGGAATCAACTGGAAAACTTTTAGAGGAATGGGCTACTCTCTGAAAGCGTCGAAAATGATGGTTAGACGTTCATAA